Within the Sporocytophaga myxococcoides DSM 11118 genome, the region CAAAGATTGAGCTGGTTGACCTGAAAACAGGTAAGGTTACGCAATGGGTAAAATCTGATAGTATAAATGGTGGTTATCTTATTGTTTTAACAGAAGGATCAGAATATGCTTTACACGTAAGTAAGCCTGGTTATATGTTTAAGAGCGTACACTTTGACTTTAACAACCCCAAAGTATTTGATGCTCTTGCTTTAGATGTTTATCTGGACCCGGTGAAAACAGGCGCAGCTGTAGTTTTGAACAATATATTTTTCCCTTCAGGATCTTTTGCATTAGAAGAAAAATCAAAAACTGAACTGGATAAGATCAGTGTTTTCTTAAAGCAAAATCCAAAAGTGAATATAGAATTCGGAGGACATACGGATGATGTCGGAGCTGATAAGGACAATCTCACATTGAGTACTAATCGGGCAAAGTCTGTTTTTGATTACCTGGTAAAATCAGGTGTGACTGCTACAAGAATGAAATTTAAAGGTTATGGGGAAACAAAACCAATTCAACCTAATACTTCGGAAGAAAACAGACAAATTAATCGAAGGATAGAATTTAAAATTTTATAAATACATTCATAAAATACTCCGATGCCTCGGAGTTTTTTATTTTATGAACATTCCCAAATCTCAAAAAGCAGGAGTTTTTTTCACACTTTCCCAAAAGCTCCAAAATGTTAGCACAAAGCTCCGTCATCTGACCCAAAAGTTCCAAAATGTTAGCTCAAAGCTCCGTCATCTGACCCAAAAGCTCCAAAATGTTAGCTCAAAGCTCCGTCATTTGACCCCAAAAGCTCCAAAATGTTAGCTCAAAGCTTCGTCATTTGACCAAAAAGCTTCAAAATGTTAGCTCAAAGCTTCGTCATGTTACCAAAAAGCTTCAAAATGTCAGTTCAAAGCTCGGTTATTTGACAAAAATAGCTCCAACGTATCAGCTCAAGATTCCCTCAAGCCAGCAAAAAGTTTCATTTAGGCCTGAAATATTATTGCTTCAACAAAATACAGGCAATAGTAGTCTAATTAATAAATGAGATTTCTCTGTTACTATCTTTTATATCTGCCTTATGGAAAATAAACAATTATTGCTTACTGCTTACCGATATATGCAAGTCTCTGTTCAAATGTCAAAATTGTATGACAAGGAAAGGGAAGCAGTCAGGTATATTTATGCTTCTTCCAGAGGGCATGAAGCTATTCAGATAGCAACTGGACTTCAATTATTACCTTGCGATTTTGTTGCTCCATATTACAGGGACGATAGCTTAATGTTATCAATGGGCTTTACTCCATACGAATTGATACTTCAGCTTCTCGCTAAAAAGGATGATCCTTTTTCTGCAGGTAGAACTTACTATTCTCATCCAAGCAGTAAGAGAGACGATAAACCCAAAATTCCACACCAAAGCAGCGCGACAGGTATGCAGACCATTCCGGCAACAGGTGCTGCATTAGGTATGCAGTACTTTGAAAAGATTCAATCTCCTTTGCTTAAAAAAGGACCAGCCAATGAGTCTCCAGTTGTAGTATGTTCTTTAGGGGATGATAGCATGACAGAAGGAGAAGTAAGTGAAGCATTACAGTTTGCAACTTTAAAACAATTGCCAATCTTATTTCTGGTACAGGACAATAGCTGGGGGATCTCTGTAACCAGCGAAGAGAGTAGGGCCATGGATGCCTATGACTTCGCGGGAGGTTTTAAAGGCCTCAACAGAATGCGTATAGACGGAAGTAACTTTGAAGAATCTTTTGAAGGAATGGCTAAGGCATTGAGCTATGTTCGTTCAAAGAGGTGTCCTATCCTTGTGCATGCTGTGGTTCCTTTGCTTGGACATCACAATTCCAATGTTCGAATGGAAGTATATAGAAGTGAAGACAACCTTGCGAGACATGCTATGAATGATCCAGCATTTAAGCTCAGACACCGGCTGATTGATATGGGGGTATCTGAGGATGAGCTGAAACGATTGGAAATGGAGGCATTAAATGAGGTCCTGAATAGTTTTGAGAAGGCTCAACAGGCAGAAGACCCTGATCCTATATCTGTACTGGATAATGTTTTTGCACCAACAACTGCCCTTGTTGAAAAAGGTAATCGCACTCCGGCGAATAAGCCAAAGGTTTCTATGGTTGAAAGCGCACTACATGCTATTGAAGAGATTATGGAGTCGAACCCTGAATGCATTTATTATGGTCAGGATGTTGGACGAAGACTTGGTGGAATGTTTGGTGAAGCAGCAACACTTGAAAATAAATTCGGAAATGACCGTGTATTTAATACACCAATTCAGGAAGCCTTTATTATAGGCTCAACAGCGGGCCTTTCTGCAATTGGAGTTAAACCAATTGTAGAAATTCAGTTTGCTGACTATCTGTATCCTGGAATGAATCAACTGGTAACTGAAGTGTCAAAATCTTGCTATCTCAGCAATGGAAAGTTTCCTATAAGGACATTAATAAGAATACCAGTAGGAACAAGTATTG harbors:
- a CDS encoding alpha-ketoacid dehydrogenase subunit alpha/beta; the encoded protein is MENKQLLLTAYRYMQVSVQMSKLYDKEREAVRYIYASSRGHEAIQIATGLQLLPCDFVAPYYRDDSLMLSMGFTPYELILQLLAKKDDPFSAGRTYYSHPSSKRDDKPKIPHQSSATGMQTIPATGAALGMQYFEKIQSPLLKKGPANESPVVVCSLGDDSMTEGEVSEALQFATLKQLPILFLVQDNSWGISVTSEESRAMDAYDFAGGFKGLNRMRIDGSNFEESFEGMAKALSYVRSKRCPILVHAVVPLLGHHNSNVRMEVYRSEDNLARHAMNDPAFKLRHRLIDMGVSEDELKRLEMEALNEVLNSFEKAQQAEDPDPISVLDNVFAPTTALVEKGNRTPANKPKVSMVESALHAIEEIMESNPECIYYGQDVGRRLGGMFGEAATLENKFGNDRVFNTPIQEAFIIGSTAGLSAIGVKPIVEIQFADYLYPGMNQLVTEVSKSCYLSNGKFPIRTLIRIPVGTSIGGGPYHSGCIESLLLTIKGIKVVYPSNAADIKGLMKAAFIDPNPVIMLEHKGLYRSKIPGTQDAYMVEPDADYILPLGKANLVLQTENPDSVTIITYGLGVYWAKEAAQLFKEKVEIIDLRTLYPLDESLIYKVVKRSGRCLLLSEAPLENSFIQALAGRIQKSCFEYLKAPIYTIGALNVPGLPVNIGLENAVLPDILKISEGINDLLTYSRQKEFI